From Nitratidesulfovibrio vulgaris str. Hildenborough, a single genomic window includes:
- a CDS encoding ATP-binding protein encodes MNGMRSSLRKRLVLGTWLLLLMALAPPFVYFDRTIREDMLEEARKRATETLSSTQWVLSRHAPFGSEDALEAWAVEYARHTGVRFTYIVDGKVMADSDVPAERVHLMDDHGGRPEVVAASRGGSGMEVRYSTTLRKDLVYAALRVEGIAGLPAGVIRVALPVSEVRDRIDSMETGLLWAFIFSLLASGGLGFLVTRPFLGGIESMARAAQAIGQGDYGRRIRDIPGRELRPLAHAINGMAHNIERHLAVLEEQKGRLEAVFNGMREGVMVLDAEGRITTINRALTTMFEGIVSKIGRTPLEATMKPELQRAVDDLRAKDTTEGRAIMLELSDGRAFEVNLVPFFDEAGRCVVLVFHDVSEREKLERIRRDFVANVSHELKTPLTSIKGYAETLLESPPASCEQAGAFMRTILKNANHMTKMVNSLLVLARSEHKGEKRVLAEVDAAEVLRQTLREFQPVARRKAIELVCEVEGAVTVMADRDGLGEVFRNLMDNAMKYSPEGTRVSVSARPGAGVATFCFRDEGPGIPENSKERIFERFYRIEREGDTSKEGSAGLGLAICRRIVRSHGGEIWVESPLDPATRRGAAFFITLNTPRARVGVV; translated from the coding sequence ATGAACGGTATGCGATCCTCACTCCGTAAACGACTCGTGCTCGGAACGTGGCTGCTGCTGCTCATGGCACTGGCCCCGCCTTTCGTCTATTTCGACCGCACCATCCGTGAAGACATGCTCGAAGAGGCGCGCAAACGCGCCACCGAGACCCTGTCCAGCACGCAATGGGTGCTGTCGCGTCATGCGCCCTTCGGTTCGGAAGACGCGCTGGAGGCATGGGCCGTGGAGTATGCGCGGCATACCGGAGTGCGCTTCACCTACATCGTCGATGGCAAGGTGATGGCCGATTCGGATGTGCCCGCCGAGCGCGTCCACCTCATGGACGACCATGGCGGCAGGCCTGAAGTCGTCGCAGCCAGCAGGGGTGGCAGCGGCATGGAGGTGCGCTACAGTACCACCCTGCGCAAGGACCTCGTCTATGCCGCGTTGCGGGTCGAGGGCATTGCCGGGCTGCCAGCGGGGGTCATCCGCGTGGCGCTGCCGGTCTCCGAAGTGCGCGACCGCATAGACAGCATGGAGACAGGGCTTCTCTGGGCCTTCATCTTCTCGCTTCTGGCCAGCGGGGGCCTTGGTTTTCTTGTGACGCGTCCCTTTCTCGGCGGCATCGAGTCCATGGCGCGTGCCGCACAGGCCATCGGGCAGGGAGATTACGGCAGGCGCATCCGCGACATCCCCGGTCGCGAGTTGCGGCCGCTGGCCCACGCCATCAACGGCATGGCGCACAACATCGAGCGCCATCTCGCCGTGCTCGAAGAACAGAAGGGACGCCTCGAGGCCGTGTTCAACGGTATGCGCGAAGGGGTGATGGTGCTCGACGCCGAAGGGCGCATCACCACCATCAACCGTGCGCTGACCACCATGTTCGAGGGCATCGTCTCCAAGATAGGCCGCACTCCGCTTGAGGCGACCATGAAGCCCGAACTCCAGCGGGCCGTGGACGACCTGCGCGCCAAGGATACCACCGAAGGCCGCGCCATCATGCTCGAACTGTCGGACGGGCGCGCCTTCGAAGTCAATCTCGTGCCGTTCTTCGACGAGGCAGGGCGGTGCGTGGTGCTGGTCTTCCATGACGTGAGCGAGCGCGAAAAGCTCGAACGCATCCGCCGCGACTTCGTGGCCAACGTGTCTCACGAACTGAAGACCCCGCTCACCAGTATCAAGGGGTATGCCGAGACGCTGCTCGAATCGCCACCCGCCTCGTGCGAGCAGGCCGGGGCGTTCATGCGAACTATTCTCAAGAACGCCAACCACATGACGAAGATGGTCAACAGTCTGCTCGTGCTCGCCCGGTCGGAACACAAGGGTGAGAAGCGGGTACTGGCCGAAGTGGATGCCGCCGAGGTGCTGCGCCAGACCCTGCGCGAGTTCCAGCCCGTGGCCCGGCGCAAGGCCATCGAACTTGTGTGCGAGGTGGAGGGGGCGGTCACCGTCATGGCCGACCGGGACGGTCTGGGTGAGGTCTTCCGCAATCTGATGGACAACGCCATGAAATACAGCCCGGAGGGTACGCGCGTTTCGGTCTCGGCGCGTCCCGGTGCCGGGGTGGCTACCTTCTGCTTCCGTGACGAGGGTCCCGGTATCCCTGAAAACAGCAAGGAGCGCATCTTCGAGCGCTTCTATCGCATCGAACGCGAAGGCGACACCAGCAAGGAAGGAAGCGCAGGTCTGGGGCTTGCCATCTGCCGACGCATCGTACGTAGCCATGGTGGGGAGATATGGGTCGAGAGTCCGCTTGACCCTGCTACCCGGCGTGGGGCAGCGTTCTTCATCACGCTCAACACGCCTCGTGCGCGCGTCGGAGTGGTGTAG
- the infA gene encoding translation initiation factor IF-1 — translation MAKEDAIEVDGVVQEALPNAMFRVELQNGHEVLAHISGKMRKFYIRILPGDRVKVELSPYDLKRGRITYRMK, via the coding sequence ATGGCAAAGGAAGATGCCATTGAAGTTGACGGTGTTGTGCAGGAAGCCCTGCCCAACGCCATGTTCCGCGTCGAACTGCAGAACGGGCACGAGGTGCTGGCCCACATTTCCGGCAAGATGCGCAAGTTCTACATCCGCATCCTGCCCGGTGACAGGGTCAAGGTCGAGCTTTCGCCCTATGACCTCAAGCGTGGACGTATCACCTACCGTATGAAGTAG
- the lgt gene encoding prolipoprotein diacylglyceryl transferase, protein MLTFPRIDPVAITLGPLQFRWYGLMYLFGFLSGWWLGRRRAAQPGSRWTGEMVDDMVTYVILGVVLGGRIGYILFYDLAYYLGNPTQIFSIWNGGMSFHGGLLGVVFAMWLLGRRNGLGFMDVSDFVAPLIPPGLFFGRIGNFINGELWGKHTTLPWGMVFPDGGPFPRHPSQLYECALEGVILFLALWVFSSRKRPTGHVSGLFALLYGVFRFTVEFVREPDVQLGYLAFGWLTMGQVLCLPLIMLGLWLLRPGGDKGTKAA, encoded by the coding sequence ATGCTCACTTTCCCGCGCATAGACCCCGTTGCCATCACTCTCGGCCCGCTGCAATTCCGCTGGTACGGCCTCATGTACCTGTTCGGTTTTCTTTCCGGCTGGTGGCTTGGACGCCGCCGCGCCGCCCAGCCCGGGTCGCGGTGGACGGGCGAGATGGTGGACGACATGGTCACCTATGTCATCCTCGGCGTGGTGCTGGGGGGTCGCATCGGCTATATCCTGTTCTACGACCTCGCCTATTACCTGGGCAACCCGACGCAGATTTTCAGTATCTGGAACGGGGGCATGTCGTTCCACGGCGGTCTGCTGGGGGTGGTGTTTGCCATGTGGCTTCTCGGCAGGCGCAACGGACTCGGCTTCATGGACGTGTCGGATTTCGTGGCCCCTCTCATACCGCCGGGGCTGTTCTTCGGCCGCATCGGCAACTTCATCAACGGCGAGTTGTGGGGCAAGCACACCACCCTGCCGTGGGGCATGGTGTTCCCGGATGGAGGCCCCTTTCCGCGACATCCCTCGCAACTGTATGAATGCGCGCTTGAAGGCGTCATCCTGTTCCTTGCATTGTGGGTTTTCTCGTCACGCAAGCGCCCCACCGGGCATGTCTCCGGCCTCTTCGCCCTGTTGTACGGCGTTTTCCGCTTCACGGTGGAATTCGTACGTGAACCTGACGTCCAGCTGGGCTATCTTGCCTTCGGCTGGCTGACCATGGGACAGGTGCTGTGCCTGCCGCTCATCATGCTGGGGCTGTGGCTGCTGCGTCCGGGCGGGGACAAAGGCACCAAGGCAGCCTGA